The following coding sequences lie in one Silurus meridionalis isolate SWU-2019-XX chromosome 19, ASM1480568v1, whole genome shotgun sequence genomic window:
- the rpl29 gene encoding 60S ribosomal protein L29, translated as MAKSKNHTTHNQSRKWHRNGIKKPRSDRYESLKGVDPKFLRNMRFAKKHNKKGLKKIAKQQAAK; from the exons ATGGCAAAGTCTAAgaaccacaccacacacaaccagt CTCGCAAGTGGCACAGAAATGGCATTAAGAAGCCTCGATCTGACCGCTACGAGTCTCTGAAgggg GTGGATCCCAAGTTTCTGAGGAACATGCGATTTGCCAAGAAGCACAACAAGAAAGGGCTGAAGAAGATCGCCAAGCAGCAGGCAGCCAAATAA
- the LOC124402355 gene encoding troponin C, slow skeletal and cardiac muscles, with the protein MDDIYKAAVEQLTEEQKSEFKAAFKVFVQDAEDGCISTKELGKVMRMLGQNPTPEELQEMIDEVDEDGSGTVDFDEFLVMMVRCMKDDSKAKSEEELAELFRMFDRNRDGYIDIEELREMLKATGEMISEDDVEELMKDGDRNSDGKIDYDEFLEFMKGVE; encoded by the exons ATGGACGATATCTATAAAGCTGCG GTGGAGCAGCTCACTGAGGAACAGAAAagtg AGTTTAAGGCAGCGTTCAAGGTGTTTGTTCAGGATGCAGAAGACGGCTGTATCAGCACTAAAGAGTTGGGGAAGGTGATGAGGATGTTGGGGCAGAACCCCACGCCTGAGGAGCTGCAGGAGATGATTGACGAAGTGGATGAAGATG gcAGTGGCACTGTGGACTTTGATGAATTcttggtgatgatggtgagatGTATGAAGGACGACAGTAAAGCGAAATCGGAGGAGGAGCTCGCGGAGCTGTTCCGCATGTTCGACAG aaacaGAGATGGATATATTGATATAGAGGAACTGCGTGAGATGCTGAAAGCTACTGGAGAGATGATCAGTGAAGATGATGTTGAGGAACTGATGAAGGACGGAGACAGGAACAGCGATGGGAAGATCGATTACGACG AGTTTCTGGAGTTTATGAAGGGAGTGGAATAA